A part of Anolis sagrei isolate rAnoSag1 chromosome 3, rAnoSag1.mat, whole genome shotgun sequence genomic DNA contains:
- the SLC25A30 gene encoding kidney mitochondrial carrier protein 1, whose translation MAALNWKPFVYGGLASVTAECGTFPIDLTKTRLQVQGQKHDVKHKEIRYRGMIHALVKIFREEGPKALYSGIAPAMLRQASYGTIKIGTYHSLKRIFIEHPEDETLAVNVLCGVLSGVVSSCIANPTDVLKIRMQARGSVMQGGMIGNFMTIYQNEGTRGLWKGVSLTAQRAAVVVGVELPVYDLAKKHIIMSGFMGDTIYTHFIASFTCGLAGALASNPIDVVRTRMMNQSTLQNGTQCGYKSTLDCLLQTWKNEGFFALYKGFWPNWLRLGPWNIIFFVTYEQLKNLEL comes from the exons GTACTTTTCCAATTGATCTGACAAAAACGCGTCTCCAGGTACAAGGTCAAAAACATGATGTAAAGCATAAAGAGATTCGTTACCGTGGAATGATTCATGCGCTAGTGAAGATATTCAGGGAAGAAGGACCAAAAGCGTTGTACTCTGG AATTGCACCTGCTATGCTTCGGCAGGCTTCATATGGAACTATCAAAATTGGTACTTACCACAGCCtaaaaagaatatttattgaGCACCCAGAAG ATGAAACCCTAGCTGTAAATGTGTTATGTGGAGTTTTGTCAGGTGTGGTGTCATCATGTATTGCTAACCCTACAGATGTCCTAAAG atCAGAATGCAGGCCCGAGGCAGTGTGATGCAAGGGGGAATGATTGGCAACTTTATGACCATCTATCAAAATGAAGGTACCAGAGGATTATGGAAG GGAGTATCTCTTACTGCACAAagagctgctgttgttgttggagTGGAACTGCCAGTATATGATCTTGCTAAGAAGCATATAATTATGTCTGGATTCATGGGAGATACAATCTATACTCACTTTAT AGCAAGCTTTACCTGTGGCTTAGCTGGAGCTCTGGCATCTAATCCCATTGATGTTGTGAGAACAAGGATGATGAATCAGAGCACCTTGCAAAATGGAACCCAGTGTGGATATAAGAGTACTTTAGATTGCTTGCTTCAA ACATGGAAAAATGAAGGGTTTTTTGCACTGTATAAAGGATTCTGGCCGAACTGGTTGAGGCTTGGTCCTTGGAATATTATT TTCTTTGTGACATATGAACAACTGAAGAACCTGGAACTCTGA